In the genome of Desulfovibrio desulfuricans, one region contains:
- a CDS encoding efflux RND transporter periplasmic adaptor subunit, translated as MSIRSIAKISVVLGLCLALVACESDKKGHPDMRLPVSAVEVTVGDAPWSSQFQAQATGSRAVEVRARVQGIIEKRLYNEGDFVKAGQQLFQLERDQYEAQMQQAQAQYVNAEREWKRIRPLYEKNAVSQKDRDSALAAYDGAKASLRQAKINLDYCQVVSPVSGYSSKENYTPGNLVSNNSLLTTVNQTDPMYIDFSIAAPERMQRQQLAAAGVLQFPQGNRYKAKLRLLDGTMYATEGEVTFIDSQVQPTTGVIKARAVFSNADGQIMPGQYIRLFVEGDVLKNAILIPQKCVVMTQKGAVVMGLDKDDKVYPIPITVTVAVGDKYLVGSGLKGGERIISEGIIKARPGTQVRVQQASGQQPQDAAPKK; from the coding sequence ATGAGTATCAGATCTATTGCAAAGATTTCAGTTGTATTGGGGCTCTGCCTTGCCCTGGTCGCCTGCGAAAGCGATAAAAAAGGGCATCCGGACATGCGGTTGCCGGTGTCGGCTGTTGAAGTGACAGTGGGCGACGCGCCTTGGTCCAGCCAGTTTCAGGCGCAGGCCACAGGCTCGCGCGCCGTTGAAGTTCGCGCCCGTGTGCAGGGCATTATTGAAAAGCGGCTCTATAACGAAGGCGATTTTGTGAAGGCCGGGCAGCAGCTGTTTCAGCTTGAGCGCGACCAGTACGAGGCGCAGATGCAGCAGGCTCAGGCCCAATATGTAAATGCCGAGCGCGAGTGGAAGCGTATCCGCCCGTTGTACGAAAAGAACGCCGTTTCGCAAAAAGACCGCGATTCGGCCCTTGCCGCTTACGACGGCGCCAAGGCCTCGCTGCGCCAGGCCAAGATCAATCTGGATTACTGCCAGGTGGTGTCGCCTGTTTCCGGCTACAGCAGCAAGGAAAATTACACCCCCGGCAACCTGGTGAGCAACAACTCGCTGCTTACTACGGTAAACCAGACCGACCCCATGTATATTGATTTTTCCATTGCCGCGCCTGAGCGCATGCAGCGGCAGCAGCTTGCTGCCGCCGGGGTGCTGCAGTTCCCCCAGGGCAACCGGTACAAGGCCAAGCTGCGCCTGCTCGACGGCACCATGTACGCCACCGAGGGCGAGGTTACCTTTATCGACAGCCAGGTGCAGCCCACCACTGGCGTTATCAAGGCCCGCGCGGTGTTTTCCAATGCCGACGGACAGATCATGCCCGGACAGTACATACGCCTGTTTGTTGAAGGCGACGTACTCAAGAACGCCATTCTTATTCCGCAAAAGTGCGTGGTCATGACCCAAAAGGGCGCCGTGGTCATGGGACTGGACAAGGACGACAAGGTCTACCCCATTCCCATTACGGTGACTGTGGCTGTGGGAGACAAATACCTGGTGGGTTCGGGCCTCAAGGGCGGCGAACGCATCATCAGTGAAGGCATCATCAAGGCCCGCCCCGGGACCCAAGTGCGCGTGCAGCAAGCCAGCGGGCAGCAGCCCCAGGATGCCGCGCCCAAGAAGTAG
- a CDS encoding thioredoxin — protein sequence MILTIVALLFLLLVGIYLNVRMRAARHLRSIAEEKGDIAKASGMTASIGVFYPDVSTTVIVGVSEEVGACYYRVLRNGKVINRSRINLANIRRVDLLVNGEPRDVGVASTQATSFLKATDVAGRIFARYSSADLRLMQRAGLRLTFAGDDGAEKQLEINVLRMNDERHKFKRMELFKDTVWWAVFLDSASANARRIKEYFEQSETTENDTVFS from the coding sequence ATGATCCTTACAATTGTCGCCCTGCTTTTTCTTTTGCTCGTGGGCATTTATCTGAATGTCCGTATGCGCGCTGCCCGTCATTTGCGCTCCATTGCAGAAGAAAAGGGCGACATCGCCAAGGCGTCGGGCATGACCGCCAGCATTGGCGTTTTTTACCCCGATGTGAGCACCACGGTCATTGTGGGTGTTTCGGAAGAGGTCGGGGCCTGTTATTACCGGGTGCTGCGCAACGGCAAGGTCATCAACCGCAGCCGCATCAACCTGGCCAACATCAGGCGGGTTGATCTGCTTGTCAACGGCGAGCCGCGCGATGTGGGGGTTGCCTCCACGCAGGCCACCAGCTTTTTGAAGGCCACGGATGTGGCGGGCAGGATTTTTGCCCGCTATTCGTCGGCTGATCTGCGCCTCATGCAGCGCGCGGGCCTGCGCCTGACCTTCGCTGGCGACGACGGCGCGGAAAAACAGCTGGAGATAAACGTGCTGCGCATGAACGATGAACGGCACAAGTTCAAACGCATGGAACTGTTCAAGGACACGGTGTGGTGGGCGGTTTTTTTGGACAGCGCCAGCGCCAACGCCAGACGCATAAAAGAGTACTTTGAGCAGAGTGAAACCACCGAGAATGATACAGTTTTTTCCTGA
- a CDS encoding XdhC family protein: MVKKNKGDAAETAADAVSHGTPETLVTTPWEDTLESRAALLLQSGEPVVLVTVVSRTGSAPRDAGTRALQTRNGFEGTVGGGLLEARTMEAARNSLQSAVSARVSVDLSGFLPTSDMICGGGMEVLCEVLAPRQIEMFTLASRVLRQGGRGVWLVELRDDGVSLHGEAANPVRQLFIDALPSDGQEENAPLPDGVSVGLDAVLPLVEARKNKPGLVERDGRVLYVEPLDAPPVLLLCGGGHVSLEVARLAHSCGFVVDVVDDRTEFSNAERFPMARQCLVLPEYENLVQTCNIGRRHFVAILTRGHSFDREALAQALSSHAQYVGMIGSKTKREQVYGLLRAKGVPASELAAVCCPIGLSIEAETPQQIAVSIVAELLAVRAGTLMRLRFDD; encoded by the coding sequence ATGGTTAAAAAAAACAAGGGCGATGCTGCTGAAACGGCTGCCGACGCGGTCTCCCACGGTACGCCGGAAACCCTGGTAACTACGCCGTGGGAGGACACCCTGGAGTCGCGGGCTGCCCTGCTTTTGCAGTCTGGCGAACCTGTAGTGCTGGTGACGGTGGTAAGCCGTACCGGCTCCGCCCCACGGGATGCCGGAACCCGCGCCCTGCAGACCCGCAACGGCTTTGAGGGCACGGTGGGCGGCGGCCTGCTTGAAGCGCGCACCATGGAAGCGGCCCGCAACAGTTTGCAAAGCGCTGTGTCTGCGCGGGTTTCAGTTGATCTCAGCGGCTTTTTGCCCACCAGCGACATGATCTGCGGCGGCGGCATGGAGGTGCTCTGCGAGGTGCTCGCCCCCCGGCAGATCGAAATGTTTACCCTTGCCTCCCGCGTGCTGCGACAGGGCGGCAGGGGCGTGTGGCTTGTGGAACTGCGCGACGACGGCGTTTCGTTGCACGGCGAGGCGGCAAACCCCGTGCGGCAGCTGTTTATTGACGCGCTGCCGTCCGACGGGCAGGAGGAAAATGCCCCCTTGCCCGATGGCGTCAGCGTTGGGCTTGATGCGGTGCTGCCGCTGGTTGAGGCGCGCAAGAACAAGCCGGGCCTGGTGGAGCGGGACGGACGGGTACTGTACGTGGAGCCGCTGGACGCGCCGCCGGTGCTGCTTTTGTGCGGCGGGGGCCATGTTTCGCTTGAGGTGGCCCGCCTGGCTCACTCCTGCGGATTTGTCGTGGATGTGGTGGATGACCGGACAGAATTTTCCAATGCCGAGCGCTTTCCCATGGCCCGGCAGTGCCTCGTGTTGCCGGAGTACGAAAATCTGGTGCAGACCTGCAATATCGGGCGCAGGCATTTTGTGGCCATCCTGACCCGTGGGCACAGCTTTGACCGCGAGGCGCTGGCTCAGGCGCTGTCGAGCCACGCGCAGTATGTGGGCATGATCGGCAGCAAAACCAAGCGGGAGCAGGTGTACGGGCTTTTGCGCGCCAAGGGCGTGCCCGCTTCGGAGCTGGCCGCCGTGTGCTGCCCTATCGGGCTTTCCATAGAGGCCGAGACTCCCCAGCAGATCGCCGTCTCCATCGTGGCCGAGCTGCTGGCCGTCCGTGCCGGAACCCTGATGCGGCTGCGCTTCGACGATTAG
- the topA gene encoding type I DNA topoisomerase, translating into MGKQLIIVESPAKVKTIKKFLGPQYMVQASVGHVRDLPSSSLGVDEANDFAPHYEIIDNKKNVVSELRAAASKADTVYLAPDPDREGEAIAWHVAELIRDKAKDIKRIQFNEITAKAVKDALANPRELNVHLFDAQQARRVLDRLVGYKISPLLWKSIKRGISAGRVQSVALRLIVEREEAREVFKPEEYWLFKALLAGDVPPPFKAELAKVSGKKAVIGNAAQAQDIEDAMAGKPFVVESVEEKERERAPQPPFITSTLQQAANQRLSYTAKRTMNIAQRLYEGVEIGDRGLTALITYMRTDSTRIADEARDAAKAFIESSFGKEYLPKRARVYKAKGSAQDAHEAIRPVDVTITPEEVKPSLPPEQYNLYRLIWARFVASQMAGARFHDTTASIACAHTQWKAKGERLLFAGFLAAMPRGKDEADAELPPLTAGQTLKLEKLDKEQKFTQPPARFSEASLVRELEELGIGRPSTYAAIISTLQDREYVSLKERHFVPTDLGRVVCSQLVEHFGKLMDVGFTAQMEENLDKVAEGQEQWVELLRRFSEDFNPTLAAASKNMKSLKGGMPANLPCPECGKPLLIKFGKAGAFLACSGYPDCRYTSNFERTEDGTVEAVAQEKPQYEKVGECPQCGKDLVIKKARTGSSFIACTGYPDCKYAAPLSTGVPCPRCGKGSLVEKSTKRGKIFYSCDQYPQCDFALWDKPVPGPCPRCGSPYLVEKKNRDGMRVLCPVKGCGYVKEDGDG; encoded by the coding sequence ATGGGCAAACAGCTTATTATTGTGGAATCACCCGCCAAGGTGAAGACCATCAAAAAGTTTCTGGGACCGCAGTACATGGTGCAGGCCAGCGTGGGCCATGTGCGCGACCTGCCTTCCAGCTCGCTTGGTGTGGACGAGGCCAATGATTTTGCGCCGCACTACGAGATTATCGACAACAAAAAAAACGTGGTCAGCGAGCTGCGCGCCGCCGCATCCAAGGCCGACACCGTATATCTTGCGCCCGACCCCGACCGCGAGGGCGAGGCCATAGCCTGGCACGTGGCGGAGCTTATCCGCGACAAGGCCAAGGATATAAAGCGCATCCAGTTTAACGAAATCACGGCCAAGGCCGTAAAGGACGCGCTGGCCAACCCGCGCGAGCTCAATGTACATCTTTTTGACGCGCAGCAGGCCCGGCGCGTGCTGGACAGGCTGGTGGGCTACAAAATTTCGCCCCTGCTCTGGAAGAGCATCAAGCGCGGCATCTCCGCCGGGCGCGTGCAGTCAGTCGCCCTGCGCCTCATTGTGGAGCGCGAGGAAGCCCGCGAGGTGTTCAAACCTGAGGAATACTGGCTGTTCAAGGCGCTGCTGGCAGGCGACGTGCCGCCGCCCTTCAAGGCCGAGCTGGCCAAGGTGAGCGGCAAAAAGGCGGTCATCGGCAATGCGGCCCAGGCGCAGGATATTGAAGACGCCATGGCGGGCAAGCCCTTTGTGGTTGAAAGCGTGGAAGAAAAAGAGCGCGAGCGCGCGCCGCAGCCGCCTTTTATCACCTCCACCCTGCAGCAGGCCGCCAACCAGCGCCTGTCGTACACGGCCAAGCGCACCATGAATATCGCCCAGCGCCTGTACGAAGGCGTGGAGATAGGCGACAGGGGGCTTACGGCCCTTATCACTTACATGCGTACCGACTCCACGCGTATTGCCGACGAGGCGCGCGACGCGGCCAAGGCCTTTATCGAAAGCAGTTTCGGCAAGGAGTACCTGCCCAAGCGGGCCCGGGTGTACAAGGCCAAGGGCAGCGCGCAGGACGCGCATGAAGCCATCCGCCCGGTTGACGTGACCATCACGCCCGAGGAGGTGAAGCCCAGCCTGCCGCCGGAGCAGTACAACCTGTACAGGCTCATCTGGGCGCGATTTGTGGCTTCGCAGATGGCCGGGGCCCGGTTTCACGACACGACGGCCAGCATTGCCTGCGCCCACACGCAGTGGAAGGCCAAGGGCGAACGCCTGCTGTTTGCCGGTTTTTTGGCGGCCATGCCGCGCGGCAAGGACGAGGCCGACGCCGAGCTGCCGCCGTTGACCGCAGGACAGACCCTCAAGCTTGAAAAGCTCGACAAGGAACAGAAGTTTACCCAACCCCCGGCCCGTTTCAGCGAAGCAAGCCTCGTGCGCGAGCTGGAAGAGCTGGGCATCGGGCGTCCTTCGACCTACGCCGCCATCATTTCAACCCTGCAGGACAGGGAGTACGTAAGCCTCAAGGAACGCCATTTTGTGCCTACCGATCTTGGGCGCGTGGTGTGCAGCCAGCTTGTGGAGCATTTTGGCAAACTGATGGACGTGGGCTTTACCGCCCAGATGGAAGAAAACCTGGACAAGGTGGCTGAAGGGCAGGAGCAGTGGGTCGAACTGCTGCGGCGTTTTTCAGAAGACTTTAATCCCACGCTGGCGGCTGCTTCCAAAAACATGAAGAGCCTCAAGGGCGGCATGCCCGCCAACCTGCCCTGTCCGGAATGCGGCAAACCCCTGCTCATCAAGTTTGGCAAGGCCGGGGCTTTTCTGGCTTGTTCCGGCTACCCCGACTGCCGCTACACCAGCAATTTTGAGCGCACGGAAGACGGCACCGTAGAGGCCGTTGCGCAGGAGAAACCCCAGTACGAAAAAGTGGGCGAGTGCCCGCAGTGCGGTAAAGATCTTGTCATCAAAAAGGCGCGCACCGGCAGCAGTTTTATTGCCTGCACCGGCTATCCTGACTGCAAGTATGCGGCGCCTCTTTCTACCGGCGTGCCGTGCCCGCGTTGCGGCAAGGGCTCGCTGGTGGAAAAAAGCACCAAGCGCGGCAAGATATTCTATTCCTGCGACCAGTACCCGCAGTGTGATTTTGCTCTTTGGGACAAGCCGGTACCAGGCCCATGCCCGCGTTGTGGTTCTCCGTATCTCGTCGAGAAAAAAAACCGTGACGGCATGCGCGTTCTCTGCCCGGTCAAGGGCTGCGGGTACGTGAAGGAGGATGGCGATGGTTAA
- the traT gene encoding complement resistance protein TraT, translating into MSFIRNILLLCAALAALCGCVRHPADAARVEVLRQGQLEEPEGDVNINPVVYVNVRDNTSRTSGLRSQVETWLQRRGYTVVPNPSEAGYILQVVVLSAGVAAPDNVRQIVNAGYDAPSQLTGKGGTALVADVLLVRRHVPSAQRPSRTKLKSITKRNAVASSQMRIALLANQEFKLDAGIPPVFTETMAKELTTSVHGAAAEEAQPQTAQPQTAPTF; encoded by the coding sequence ATGTCCTTTATCCGTAATATTCTGTTGCTCTGCGCGGCGCTGGCAGCCCTGTGCGGCTGCGTGCGCCATCCGGCCGACGCGGCGCGGGTGGAAGTGCTGCGCCAGGGGCAGTTGGAGGAACCGGAAGGCGACGTAAACATCAATCCCGTTGTCTATGTAAACGTGCGCGACAATACCAGCAGGACTTCCGGCTTGCGCTCCCAGGTCGAGACGTGGCTGCAGCGCCGGGGCTACACCGTTGTGCCCAACCCCAGCGAAGCAGGCTATATCCTTCAGGTGGTGGTGCTCTCGGCTGGAGTGGCCGCGCCGGACAACGTCCGCCAGATTGTGAACGCGGGGTACGACGCCCCCTCGCAACTGACCGGCAAGGGCGGCACTGCCCTGGTGGCCGACGTGCTGCTGGTGCGACGACACGTGCCCAGCGCCCAGCGCCCCAGCCGCACAAAACTCAAAAGCATTACCAAGCGCAACGCCGTGGCCAGCAGCCAGATGCGCATAGCCCTGCTTGCAAACCAGGAGTTCAAGCTTGATGCGGGCATACCGCCCGTGTTTACAGAAACCATGGCCAAGGAGCTGACCACATCGGTTCATGGCGCCGCAGCGGAAGAAGCGCAGCCCCAGACCGCCCAGCCCCAGACCGCGCCCACGTTCTGA
- a CDS encoding glycosyltransferase family 9 protein, translating to MTTTCPAGNSGTNGNAHGDAGCTLVINLTRFGDLLQCQPLIEDLHQQGQRVHLVCLDNFSSALPLMRHVERAWPLHGARLMADMDRDWRTAAARLLQYARAIRADAAPDCVVNLTTTLPARLLAGLLAGDSAELRGFALDAHGFGQNLGIWSTFLNSATANRLSAPFNLVDMFRMVGAPDGQTRRHSRPRLRLAAPPMEAQTAAAAILAAAPPQTQGFVAMQLGASEQRRQWPAHYFAAVGDRLWRERRLCPVLLGSPAERPLAEAYAQAAQGPMLDAVGKTDLTQLAALLRRSRLLLTNDTGTMHLAAGLGVSCLAIFLATAQPSDTGPYLPGCCCLEPALPCHPCPFGRPCPNGLACVEHIRPQSVADLSLAWLDTGRWDTAALESIGHEARVWLTELDEHDFISVRCLSAQADDDRSRWLALQRVFWRQILDDLNSRSSKAAQGSRQVQPLPQAAAGVKRTPLRQPDIWAAAGREFSPEFAQRLFNTLDQAAQLFDMLTQQGLLLGKTPKAGQLFLRNCERLQAVLDACPELRSLGAFWRELRQERGDRLDDLLALTTQLGAHLVYWRDKFKNGTSFA from the coding sequence ATGACGACCACCTGCCCCGCAGGAAACAGCGGCACAAACGGCAACGCCCATGGGGATGCGGGCTGCACCCTGGTCATCAATCTGACGCGGTTTGGCGATCTGCTGCAGTGTCAGCCCCTTATTGAAGATTTGCATCAGCAGGGCCAGCGGGTGCACCTGGTATGCCTGGACAACTTTTCCAGCGCCCTGCCCTTGATGCGCCATGTGGAACGGGCCTGGCCGCTGCACGGCGCACGCCTCATGGCCGACATGGACAGGGACTGGCGCACCGCCGCCGCCCGGCTGCTGCAATATGCCCGCGCCATCAGGGCGGACGCGGCCCCCGATTGCGTTGTAAACCTTACCACCACCTTGCCCGCGCGCCTGCTGGCCGGACTGCTGGCTGGCGACAGCGCCGAGCTGCGCGGCTTTGCCCTTGATGCCCATGGCTTTGGTCAAAATCTCGGCATCTGGTCCACATTTCTCAACAGCGCGACCGCCAACCGCCTGAGCGCCCCCTTTAATCTGGTGGACATGTTCCGCATGGTGGGCGCCCCAGACGGACAAACCCGGCGGCACTCCCGCCCACGTCTGCGGCTTGCGGCCCCCCCCATGGAGGCGCAGACGGCGGCGGCAGCCATACTGGCTGCGGCTCCGCCCCAGACGCAGGGCTTTGTGGCCATGCAGCTGGGCGCCAGCGAGCAGCGGCGGCAGTGGCCCGCGCACTATTTTGCGGCGGTGGGCGACCGACTGTGGCGCGAGCGCAGGCTCTGCCCCGTGCTGCTGGGCTCGCCTGCCGAGCGGCCGCTGGCCGAGGCATACGCCCAGGCGGCGCAAGGCCCCATGCTGGACGCCGTGGGCAAAACAGACCTTACCCAGCTGGCCGCCCTGCTGCGCCGGTCACGCCTGCTGCTCACCAACGACACCGGCACCATGCACCTTGCCGCTGGCCTTGGGGTGAGTTGCCTTGCCATTTTTCTGGCCACGGCCCAGCCCAGCGACACCGGCCCCTACCTGCCCGGCTGCTGCTGCCTCGAGCCCGCACTGCCCTGCCACCCCTGCCCTTTTGGCCGCCCTTGCCCCAACGGTCTGGCTTGCGTGGAGCACATCCGCCCGCAAAGCGTGGCCGACCTTTCCCTGGCCTGGCTGGACACTGGACGCTGGGACACCGCAGCTCTTGAAAGCATCGGGCATGAGGCCCGCGTCTGGCTGACAGAGCTGGATGAACACGATTTTATCAGCGTGCGCTGCCTTTCGGCGCAGGCTGACGACGACCGCAGCCGCTGGCTCGCCTTGCAGAGGGTCTTTTGGCGTCAGATACTTGACGACCTGAATTCCCGATCTTCCAAGGCCGCGCAAGGGAGCCGTCAGGTTCAACCCCTGCCGCAGGCAGCCGCCGGGGTCAAGCGCACGCCCCTGCGGCAACCCGACATATGGGCCGCTGCAGGACGCGAATTTTCACCCGAATTTGCGCAGCGGCTGTTCAACACACTGGATCAGGCTGCGCAACTGTTTGACATGCTTACCCAACAGGGTTTGCTTCTGGGCAAAACACCCAAGGCCGGGCAGCTTTTTTTGCGCAACTGCGAGCGGCTGCAGGCCGTACTGGACGCCTGCCCCGAACTGCGCTCGCTGGGCGCGTTCTGGCGCGAGCTGCGGCAAGAGCGCGGAGACCGGCTGGACGACCTGCTGGCACTTACTACCCAGTTGGGGGCGCATCTTGTTTATTGGCGCGATAAATTTAAAAATGGCACGTCATTTGCTTAA
- the thiE gene encoding thiamine phosphate synthase: MAKILPGETDIYAITDAGLSLGRPLEEVVSALLGAGVRIVQYREKKLKAGAMLEECRLLRRLTSEAGACFIVNDHIDIAMLVGADGVHVGQEDLPVPEVRRLVGPDMIVGLSTHMPEHAREARGLGADYIGVGPIFATNTKEDVVDPVGYEYLDWISRNADLPFVAIGGIKRHNIAEVARHGARCCSLVSELVGAPDIRARVEEVRKAMREGLAG; the protein is encoded by the coding sequence ATGGCCAAGATCCTCCCGGGAGAAACCGATATTTACGCCATCACCGATGCTGGCCTGTCGCTGGGCAGACCTCTTGAAGAGGTCGTTTCCGCCCTGCTGGGCGCGGGCGTGCGTATTGTGCAATACCGCGAAAAAAAACTGAAAGCCGGGGCCATGCTTGAAGAATGCCGCCTGCTGCGGCGGCTGACCAGCGAGGCCGGGGCCTGCTTTATCGTCAACGACCATATTGATATCGCCATGCTGGTGGGGGCCGACGGCGTGCATGTGGGGCAGGAGGATCTGCCCGTGCCCGAAGTGCGCCGCCTTGTGGGGCCGGATATGATCGTCGGCCTTTCGACCCACATGCCGGAGCACGCCCGCGAGGCGCGAGGTCTTGGGGCAGACTACATCGGCGTGGGGCCCATATTTGCCACCAATACCAAGGAAGACGTGGTGGACCCCGTGGGCTATGAATATCTGGACTGGATAAGCCGCAACGCCGATCTGCCCTTTGTGGCCATTGGCGGCATCAAGCGGCACAATATTGCGGAAGTGGCGCGGCACGGCGCACGCTGTTGCTCGCTGGTGAGCGAGCTTGTGGGCGCGCCCGACATACGCGCCAGAGTGGAAGAGGTGCGCAAGGCCATGCGCGAGGGGCTGGCAGGTTAG